Within the Miscanthus floridulus cultivar M001 chromosome 17, ASM1932011v1, whole genome shotgun sequence genome, the region cctgagccgcCTGGCCCTCGGGTTTTTAGCAGAGCCATCTGCGGTGCTCATTTCCTGGCCCAGTTtcggcaacctgccaacctcatgaagtataGCAGCGAAACTAATCCTGAGCTTTGGCTggctgattaccgcctggcttgtcagctaggcggcacggacgatgacctgctcatcatccgcaacctcccgttgttcttggcagactcggcgtgagcctggctcgaacaccttcctccctcacaaatccacgactggcgcgacttggtcagggtctttgtcgggaatttccagggcacatacgtgcgccctgggaactcctgggaccttaaaagttgtcgccagaagccggatgagtctctccgagacttcatccggtgcttttccaagcaatgcactgagttgcctagcgtcggcgactcggaaatcatccaggctttcctctttggcaccacctaccgagacttggttcgagagttaggtcggaatgtGCCAACCTCGGCCGCCACGCTccttgacatcaccaccaactttgcctcgggcgaagaggccgccggtgccatcttccccgacagtgATGCCaatgggaagcggagggacgaggcccccgagacCTCGgcgccccacctccccaagaaaaagaaaaagggtcgccaggggaaataggaggtcctcgaggccggtctagtcgtggccgcagagcgcaagaatctccgaggccccagaggccctaggctcttcgacaacatgctgaagaagccttgcccttaccaccagggcccggtgaagcacgccctcgaggagtgcaccatgctccggctttactacgccaagctcgggctccccgacgatgatgccaagaagaagggcaccggtgacagggacgacgacaaggatgacgggttccccgaggtgcacaatgccttcatgatcttcggtgggccctcagcgtgcctcacggcgcgccagtgAAAGAGGGAACACCGGGAGGttttctcggttaaggtggccactctcgatacctcgactggtctcgggaggcgatcacctttgaccaggatgaccaccccgatcatGTCCCAAATCCTGGGCAATACCCACTCGTtgttgacccaatcatcggcaacacccgacttaccaaggtgttgatggacggaggcatcggcctcaacatcctctacgccaacaccctagagctcctagagcttgaCCGGTCGCAACTTCGGGGTGATGCcatgcctttccacggcatcgtgctagggaaacgcacacgacccctcgggcgcatcgacttgcccattTGCTtcagcaccccctccaactaccgcaaggaggtccttaccttcgaggtggttgtattcaagggaacctaccatgccatcctggggtggccgtgctacgccaagttcatggcagtccccaactacacctacctcaagctcaagatgctgagTCCCAATGGTGTCATCATGATCGagtccatgtacgagcatgcatacgactatgatgtcgaatgcatcgagtacgccaaggctctcatggaggccgagaccctcatcgccaacctcgaccgacttggcAGCGAGCTGCCCAAGCCCAAGTGTTGTgccaggactttcgagcccgcggaggccatcaagctcgtcccagtcgaccccacctgccccgatgaccgggcgctgaggatcagcgccaccctcgacatcaaataggaggtcatgctcgtcgactttctttgcgcgaatgccgatgtattcgcgtggagtccctcggacatgctgggcataccgagggaggtcgccgagcatgccttggacttCTGGGCCGGCTCCGGACTGGTGAAGTAGCAcctacgccgattcgacgaggaaaagcgcaggaccatcggtgaggaggtgcagaaacttttggtggccagattcatcaaggaagtatcccatccggagtggttagctaaccctgtgttagtcaaaaagaaaatgggaagtggaggatgtgtgtagattacaccggtttgaataaagcctgtctgaaagtccctttcccattacctcgaatcgaccaaatcgttgactccactgcggggtgcgaaaccctgtctttccttgatgcgtattccggttaccatcaaatcaagatgaaagagtccgaccagctcgcgacttcttttatcacaccattcggcatgtactgctatgtgactatgcctttcggcctcagaaacgcaggggccacataccagcggtgcatgacctaggtctttggcaagcacattgggcgaaccatcaaggcctatgtggacgacattgtggtcaagtctagaaaggccgGGGATCTCGTTGACGACCTGgaaatagccttcaaatgcctcagggagaagggcatcaagctcaaccccgagaagtgcgtgtttggggttccccgaggcatgctcttgggattcatagtctcggaacgcggcatcgaggccaacccagagaaggtctctgccgtgaccaacatgggaccaatccgagacctcaagggagtacagatggttatgggatgccttgcggccctgagccacttcatctcgtgccttggcgaaaaaggcttgcctctgtaccgactcttgaggaAATCCAaacacttttcttggacccccgaggccaaagaagccctcgccaagctcaaggcactgctcatcaatcctcccgtcctggtaccaccagccagggatgaggccctcttactctacatcactgcaatgacccaagtggtcagcgcggccatagtagtcgagaggcaggaagaagggcatgctctacccatccaatgacatgtttacttcatcagcaaagtgCTCTCCGAAACCAAAatatgctacccccacatccagaagctgatctacgccatagtcttggctcgacgcaagctgcgtcactactttgagtcccacccggtgactgtggtgtcgtctttccccctaggagagataatccataactgggagccctcgggtaggatagccaagtgggccgtcgaactcatgggggaagccttgacttttgcgcctcggaaagcaatcaagtcttaggtcttggccgattttgtggctgagtggaccaacacccaactgccacctgcttaagtccagacggagtgctggaccatgtacttcgatgggtccctgatgaagaccgaggcaggcacgggtctgctcttcatctcgcccctcggagcacACATGagctacatggtttggctccacttCGTCGCCTCCAAtaacgcagccgagtacgaagccctcgtcaatggcttgcagatcgccatcgaacttggagtacgacatCTCGATGTctggggcgactcgcagctcgtcgtcgatcaagtcatgaaggagtcgaactgcctcgaccccaaaatggaggcgtactgcaagttggtacgtcgtctagaagacaagttcgatggtctcgaactcaaccacatcgcgcggaaaTACAACAAGGCCGCAgacaaactggcaaagatggcgtcggcgcgggccccggtccccccaaacgtcttcgacagagacctccacaaaccttccatcaaTTACGCCTTGGCAGCGGAAGTGGGCCCACCGGCCGAacccaccgcagggctcgaggccccctctaccgccgagactccttcggccgagcccgaggtcatggaagacgacacggagcctcccgaggccaacgagggcacggactggcgagtcccgttccttgattgccttgttcgaggagagcttcctgcagataggaccaaagcccgatggcttgcgcgacaagccaaaacttacgcCCTCAGTaatggcgagttgtacaggcgaagcccatccgacgtcctccaacgatgcatcaccaccgaggcaggccaagccctactttgggacttgcacgcgggagcctgcgAGCACcttgcggcgcctcggacgctcatcggaaacgccttccaccaagggttctactggctgacgacggttgctgacgccaccaagctagtatgctcctatgagggatgccagtactatgcatggtagacgcacctcccggcccaagccctccaaaccatccccattacatggccattctttgtgtgggggctcgacatggttgggcctctacagaaggcccccgggggctacacccatctactggtagcgattgataagttctccaaaaggatcgaggctcatccaatcaattgaatcaaatccgagcaagcagtgatgttcttcactgacatcatccataggttcggggttccgaacaccatcatcaccgacaacgggacacagttcaccggccaaaaattcctgacattctacgatgaccaccacatccgtgtggcctggtcggccataggacaccctaggacaaatggccaagtagaacgtgccaacgacatgatcctacaaggcctcaagccaagaatatacaaccggttgaagaagtttggcaagaaatggcttgctgaactcccgtcggtcatctggagcctgaggaacaccccaagccaagccatggggttcacaccattcttcctggtctatggagccaaggccgtcttccccactaacttggaatacggttccccgaggctacaggcctacaacgagcaaagcaaccgcaccgcccgcgaggacgccctcaaccaactagaggaagcccaagacgttgcgctgctacattcggccaagtaccagcaagccctatgatgCTATCAAGCCTGGCATATTCAAGGCcaagacctaaaggtgggcgacctggtgctgaggctgaggcagagcaacaagggccgccacaagctgaccccgccatgggaaggaccatacatcgtcgcccaagtgctaaagcctaggacctacaagctagccaatgagaagggcgaaatcctcaccaacgcttggaacatagaacagctacgtcgcttttacccttaaatttccaagccttgtatacattgtttctcgaaatacaattaagaagcgttctttagttgttctaaatttttgagaaaccccccgagcccatcgcgggcctcggcattacgataacaccataagggaggctcagctctgcctctgtagaggtgcccactgcggggctcgaacaggacacggctctgcctctgtagaaccgagcctccctcaggggctagatggggggGCTCCCCccaagtcccacgcaccattttttagtcattttttgaaaaaatttctatgccaaactctctagcgtgctctgacaaatcagttgtaaaaaacctaaggaccgaaagtctatctcaaggccagaaggccggttgagtcatgagacggcctatgcctccgggctacggcactccctcaccacctttcgcccaaggggtagcttaggctccgaggaagttttttgcaagagatctGTTCAGAGACAAGACAGAAggtagaggctcggaaatacaataaaaacgattaagaagcacgagtactttaaaaaggcctcgatgaccacaagcgttacgatacaaaaataatccctattttatttacatggcctcttcggcccaggtcaaggctcagggcctctagcatcggcggacggcgtgggaggaaccacctcctcttcaaacagcttggccagcgccgtgccggggccctccGCCGTCTTCATTAGCTTCacgacctcctcatcggcctcctcgtcatcattcggcaggacatagccatcgctggtggcctcgaggtcgacgccgatgtagtgcgaggagacaatggccagggcgcgcttgacgcccgtgtgcaacgcccctcggaggCGCTCacacacttggccgctcaacgcgatcaagcggctcccaagggagctgcccgactggaccccctcgacctccagggcctcgcaggcggtacgggtgGCACTCTACATCGCattgtgctccccgatcttggcATCGAGCACTGCCTGCACCGCGACGAAAGCCTCGGCGACTCGGgaaacctccttctccaaccctgcgccaagacaggcaggatggggttaagcgcaaaGGGAAACAAGCCAAACAGGGGCTAGGGCCTacgagactcaccctcggctttctcttcccagcgctgggcctcgacccgagaggcctcagctttctccttcaggtgctggacctcgacccgagaggcctcggccgccctggaagcctccttctccagcaCTGCATCACATGGGGGGGTTAGGGGTCAagcacaagaaaaacaaataaaaacaaGAGGCGCggctcaacaggactcaccctcagccttcTCCTTTAGGGCTAGGGCCTCGACTCGGGAGGTCTCGGCTACCTTGAGCGCCTCCGccagggcacctttcgtcagcaggtgcgcACCTTGCTCCATCCCCAGCTGCCCAgtgatggccttggcagaggccttcgcttcttcagcctgggacctgaaggtgtcccactCGCTAGCtgcccgggtcagctcctcctctagctccttgacccgtgccgccaaaggggcgacctACTCCTGAGCCGTGaccgcctcggccttcatatcgacacaacaaaggcggaggtcctccacctccgcgctctaagccgacagaagctcattggcatGAGCAAGCAAGTCCTTCTAACGCTGGAGCtgatcccagacgtccctctcccaccggaggaagatcaacttcctgagggaccgggtcttgagctcctggataagcagaacaggggtcacgCAACGCAAGAAAACTCaaaaaaagacgacaccacacgaGAAAGGAAGGCGCATACCTGGGCGACGCCGGGCAGATTGTCAGCCACGACAGACAGCGCTGTCTGCAATGACCGCTCCGCCAACTggtggtactgctcgaaggtgtcccagcgccccccCTCGGCCATGttctcaagggcgaacagaggctccccctcagggtcgtcccggcttcgCACAGgacacgggtgatcccacccatggggctcgggtcgtacccgcaCAAGGGCCGAGCCGCCCTCGCCAGAGGTCGGAGCGGGCAGCTccatggtgctggccgcctcggcatccACCCCCTCCTTCCCCGGGAAGCATTGTCGGAGGAGATCAAATGGACCTCCTCTTCCCGGGTGCTCTCCTGCAACCGCGGCGGGCCTTGGACCGAGGGCGGTACTGAGGCTTCCGTCGCCTTCATCTCCATTTCCTAGGCCACCAGCTTTGCCGCGCTCACACCGGCCTCGATGgtcccaggggctccggcctctgccaccGTGGCCTTGGTGGTCCCGGGCACCCCGGCCTCCGTCACCTCAGCCTCAGAGGTCCGgggggcctcggcctcgatggccTCAGTGACCAAGGGCGCCTCGGCCCTATCTGACCCATAGGCCTCGTCCTCGTGTGGcgtaggcgctccctcccccaccTGTGtcggggccgcctcggcaacctctccttgggcgaccggctccttcgggtcagccctcgctgacgccgcgccacgttgtatggtggcttgcgcctccaccacccggtGGGCGGTGGAGCTaaggctcaccttgagcgccttaaggggcgccaaggcgGGCACCTCCACAAGTCGCTTCCAGCTGAAGACAAAATACTTACGGGGTCAGCGTACGACCGAAGAATGAACGGGAAATGCTACAACCCTACTGAAAAAatgcttacctcgagcggggctacAACCGCTTTGGCATGGCGACACTCCTCTACaacggcagtggcggcggcggtagcACAGCCTCTGTATCCGCCGGTGCTGGCCGACCCTCGCCGGACTCCAACGCCTCCTCGGTCCCCTACgagggcagttgcgtcgcccccgcctccacctgctccacctctgccgtTGAGCCCACTGGGTTGATGGCGCGTTTTCCCAATGCCCGCGCCTTGGGCATGTCGGCCTCAGCCCCGGAGCGAGCGATCGCTGGCCCCGAGGCGTCCTTTCCTCCTCCTGGGAGCACCGGGCTGCTCGTCGATGCCCCAGGCGCCGTCTCCCCAATGtcggggagatggtctaggggaccccgccccctCTTGCTCTCGTCGTCTTCACCCACAGAGTCCGTCGACAGCGACGACGACGGAGACGACTCCAGCGAGAGACCGTCCTGCCTCTACTGTCGGCGGCGCTTCTCCAGTTCCTCgtgctcaaggatcttcctcgtgTGCTTCTCCACCTTGGTGTCCTTCCGCCTCTTCTGCGCCTCAGCGTGCTCCCGGTTCACCGCCCGCCGCGCtgtgtcctcaggaacgggcagcggggaggctcgcacatccctcatcccctgcaagaAAGGCGAACACGGGTAAGGAAACAAGAAAACAGTGAGGAATGGGGAGGCCTCAGGAGCTGcagcggcgcgtgacttaccagcgagaggaacccccgtgacgggggtcaggccaccgctcctcagcttcgcctccaccgtctccctcacccaacGAAGAATCTCCTCATCGAAGAGGGTGGAGGCGGACATCTGGATGCCCTCGATAGGGTCATCTggtctcatctcgaacaggcgccgccgccgagccatcagcgacaGCACCCTTCGGCGGTGGAAGGTAGCCACGACCATAGCCGCCGTAAGGCAGCGGCTtcatagcctctccagcccctccaggagcggctgctgcttgggctgatcctcccttgggacgccatacttccacttcTCTGGACAGCTCTCCATGAtccacccagtgtaggggggaagtccaccatcgtcgttgcggagatagaaccagctggtgtaccagcggcgattggttgacgcgagctgggtcaggatgtaaaggtgctgacggtcttggcgcacttggagagtgcagccaccagccctcaccgccttccttgtGCTCAACATAcctgtcggcttggtagtatgccccgcccagaagaggtggagccacagctcctaatggggagcaatccctagatacccctcgcagacggcaacgaagatggccgcctacgcgatggagttggggttgaagttgtggagctccacgccgtagtagtgtgggagcacccgcatgaaccggtcctcCGGCAGGCcaaggccacgctcgtgaaaagATACGAAGCTCACAACGTAGTCGTCGCGTGGCcttggctccggctcgcccgatggagcaatccactccggcctgttggggtcggtaactagACGGAGAAGGCCGTCGTCAACAAGCATCTGGAGCATCTCCACGGATACGTCAGACTAACCCCAAGGGTCTACCTCGATGGCGACagcgccggccatgagtgcgatggagaaTACGACTACAGCGGcaagtctctctctctccctctctctgcctcgcccttctcccttcttctcctcggtgctctctgttctagcaatggctcaagggcggcaaaggcgaatgcaggcaaggtaaggaggggaggggtgaggctcgttgcgtatttatgcaggaagaagGCGAAACAGACGGGCGACAAAATCGGGAAAGTTTCCCTTAGATCCggcacagttaatccagatccgattttaccgcccacgtacccaccttttcctcattaatcgcgtgAACAGTTATGTTCCATCCGTTGACACAGCATCACGTTCGACCGCTGCAGCGGTAGGCGCCATTCTGCCTCCCCGAGAAAATTGCCTCAAAAGGCATGCCTGCCGTTGTCAAGCCGATGGGAGGGGGgctatcccccacccgattcctttcagacaaaGGAACTAGGCGCCAAGCCCGTtacagtccaggggttcaaaggctaggcccccgagggtttcgacagccaccccagggcaacagagtcagggacgactacgggcgagcccatgcggggccgaggcctaagcaagcgaaacgcttgggatgccctaagtcgtgtccgagaccgtcagggaagtctccgaatgggatcc harbors:
- the LOC136516005 gene encoding uncharacterized protein; the encoded protein is MDGGIGLNILYANTLELLELDRSQLRGDAMPFHGIVLGKRTRPLGRIDLPICFSTPSNYRKEVLTFEVVVFKGTYHAILGWPCYAKFMAVPNYTYLKLKMLSPNGVIMIESMYEHAYDYDVECIEYAKALMEAETLIANLDRLGSELPKPNPSDMLGIPREVAEHALDFWAGSGLVK